In one window of Streptomyces sp. FXJ1.172 DNA:
- a CDS encoding Lrp/AsnC family transcriptional regulator, which produces MAEGPREGAPLPPPRALDAIDQDILKILQGDGRASIRSVAERVHVSRANAYARINRLVEDGVIRGFGARVDHERAGHGTSAYVTLKIVQNTWRTVREQLRQLPGASHIALVGGDFDVLLLVHTPDNRALRELVLTRLQAIPEVLSTRTLLVFEEEDLEPEA; this is translated from the coding sequence TTGGCCGAAGGACCGCGCGAGGGCGCGCCGCTGCCGCCGCCGCGGGCGCTGGACGCGATCGATCAGGACATCCTGAAAATCCTGCAGGGGGACGGCCGCGCCTCGATACGGTCCGTCGCCGAACGTGTCCACGTCTCGCGCGCCAACGCCTACGCGCGCATCAACCGGCTCGTCGAGGACGGGGTGATCCGCGGGTTCGGCGCGCGTGTGGACCATGAGCGGGCGGGGCACGGCACCTCGGCGTACGTGACACTGAAGATCGTCCAGAACACCTGGCGCACGGTCCGCGAGCAGCTCAGGCAGCTGCCCGGCGCCTCTCACATCGCCCTCGTGGGCGGCGACTTCGATGTCCTGCTGCTGGTGCACACGCCCGACAACCGGGCGCTGCGCGAGCTGGTGCTCACCCGGCTCCAGGCGATCCCCGAGGTGCTCAGCACGCGCACGCTGCTGGTGTTCGAGGAGGAGGACCTGGAGCCGGAGGCGTAA
- a CDS encoding TetR/AcrR family transcriptional regulator yields MTTARRDTYTPETLLSVAVQVFNERGYDGTSMEHLSKAAGISKSSIYHHVSGKEELLSRAVSRALDGLFAILDEEHARVGRPVDRLEHVVRRMVEVLMGELPYVTLLLRVRGNTETERWALERRRDFDHRVADLLKAAAADGHVRGDVEVRLATRLVFGMINSIVEWYRPDPHGTGEREVADAVVRLVFSGLRSD; encoded by the coding sequence ATGACCACGGCCAGACGTGACACGTACACCCCGGAGACGCTGCTGTCCGTCGCCGTGCAGGTCTTCAACGAGCGCGGCTACGACGGCACCTCCATGGAGCACCTCTCCAAGGCGGCCGGTATCTCCAAGTCGTCGATCTACCATCACGTCAGCGGCAAGGAGGAACTGCTGAGCCGGGCCGTCAGCCGTGCCCTGGACGGCCTGTTCGCCATCCTGGACGAGGAGCACGCGCGCGTGGGGCGGCCCGTCGACCGGCTGGAGCACGTCGTGCGCCGCATGGTCGAGGTGCTCATGGGCGAGCTGCCGTACGTGACACTGCTGCTGCGCGTGCGCGGCAACACCGAGACCGAGCGGTGGGCGCTGGAGCGGCGGCGCGACTTCGACCACCGGGTCGCCGACCTGCTGAAGGCCGCGGCGGCCGACGGACACGTACGCGGGGACGTCGAGGTCCGCCTGGCCACCCGGCTGGTCTTCGGCATGATCAACTCGATCGTGGAGTGGTACCGGCCCGACCCGCACGGCACCGGAGAGCGTGAGGTGGCCGACGCGGTCGTCCGGCTCGTCTTCTCGGGTTTGCGCAGCGACTGA
- a CDS encoding 3-hydroxyacyl-CoA dehydrogenase, producing MTALDLSSPVAVVGTGTMGQGIAQVALVAGHPVRLYDAVAGRARDAAEAIGARLDRLVEKGRLDPADRDTARARLKPVDSLAELADCALVVEAVLERLDVKQQLFGELEDIVAEDCLLATNTSSLSVTAVGGALRHPGRFVGLHFFNPAPLLPLVEVVSGFATDVTSATRAYETARAWGKTPVACADTPGFIVNRIARPFYAEAFAVYEAQAADPATIDAVLRGSGGFKMGAFELTDLIGQDVNESVTHSVWQSFFQDVRFTPSLAQRRLVESGRLGRKSGHGWYDYAEDAERAEPHTADKERPPAYVVAEGDLGPAADLLALIREAGIQVREEDEDNGTRLVLPGGGQLVLADGQTSVEFRDVVYFDLALDYRTATRIALSAVHDTSPQTLAEATGLFQALGKDVSVIGDVPGMIVARTVARIIDLAHDAVAKGVATEEDIDTAMRLGVNYPLGPFEWDRRLGRDFAIDVLDEMHERDPSGRYAPSLALYRHAYAIDKREGAS from the coding sequence ATGACAGCACTCGACCTCAGCAGCCCCGTGGCCGTCGTCGGGACCGGCACCATGGGCCAGGGCATCGCCCAGGTCGCGCTGGTCGCCGGCCACCCCGTGCGGCTCTACGACGCCGTCGCCGGGCGGGCCCGGGACGCGGCCGAAGCGATCGGCGCCCGCCTGGACCGGCTCGTGGAGAAGGGCAGGCTGGACCCCGCCGACCGGGACACCGCCCGCGCCCGCCTCAAGCCCGTGGACAGCCTCGCGGAGCTGGCGGACTGCGCACTGGTCGTCGAGGCCGTCCTGGAGCGGCTGGACGTCAAACAGCAGCTCTTCGGCGAGCTGGAGGACATCGTCGCCGAGGACTGCCTGCTCGCCACCAACACCTCCTCGCTGTCGGTGACGGCTGTCGGCGGCGCCCTGCGCCATCCCGGCCGCTTCGTCGGCCTGCACTTCTTCAACCCGGCCCCGCTGCTGCCGCTCGTCGAGGTCGTCTCCGGGTTCGCCACCGACGTCACGTCGGCCACGCGCGCGTACGAGACCGCACGCGCCTGGGGCAAGACGCCGGTGGCCTGCGCGGACACCCCGGGCTTCATCGTCAACCGCATCGCCCGGCCGTTCTACGCCGAGGCGTTCGCCGTCTACGAGGCCCAGGCGGCCGACCCGGCCACCATCGACGCGGTACTGCGCGGCTCCGGCGGCTTCAAGATGGGCGCCTTCGAGCTGACCGACCTGATCGGACAGGACGTCAACGAGTCCGTGACGCACTCGGTGTGGCAGTCCTTCTTCCAGGACGTGCGCTTCACGCCCTCGCTGGCGCAGCGCCGGCTGGTGGAGTCCGGCCGCCTCGGCCGCAAGAGCGGGCACGGCTGGTACGACTACGCCGAGGACGCCGAGCGGGCCGAGCCGCACACCGCCGACAAGGAGCGGCCGCCCGCGTACGTCGTCGCCGAGGGCGATCTCGGCCCCGCGGCCGACCTGCTCGCGCTGATCCGCGAGGCGGGCATCCAGGTCCGCGAGGAGGACGAGGACAACGGCACCCGTCTGGTGCTGCCCGGCGGCGGCCAGCTGGTCCTCGCCGACGGGCAGACCTCCGTGGAGTTCCGGGACGTCGTCTACTTCGACCTCGCCCTCGACTACCGCACGGCCACCCGTATCGCCCTGTCCGCCGTTCACGACACCTCGCCGCAGACCCTCGCCGAGGCCACCGGACTCTTCCAGGCGCTCGGCAAGGACGTCAGCGTCATCGGGGACGTCCCCGGCATGATCGTCGCGCGTACGGTCGCCCGGATCATCGACCTCGCCCATGACGCCGTCGCCAAGGGCGTCGCCACCGAGGAGGACATCGACACGGCCATGCGCCTCGGGGTCAACTACCCCCTCGGCCCGTTCGAATGGGACCGCAGGCTCGGCCGCGACTTCGCCATCGACGTCCTGGACGAGATGCACGAGCGCGACCCGTCCGGACGCTACGCGCCCTCTCTCGCGCTCTACCGCCACGCGTACGCCATCGACAAGCGGGAGGGCGCCTCATGA
- the paaN gene encoding phenylacetic acid degradation protein PaaN has protein sequence MAAELTVSELIAKHRPTLDQTLEAIRTRAYWSPHPEHPKAYGENGSLDAAAGKAAFDTVLGTRLDLGQPGTDDWVGGEVSPYGIELGVTYPHADTDVLLPAMKAGQRAWRDAGAETRAVVCLEILKRISDRTHEFAHAVMHTSGQAFMMAFQAGGPHAQDRGLEAVAYAYAEQVRTPQTAEWTKPQGKRDPLALTKQFTPVPRGVALVIGCNTFPTWNGYPGLFASLATGNAVLVKPHPRAVLPLALTVQAARQVLADAGFDPNLVALAAERPGEGIAKTLATRPEIRIIDYTGSTSFGDWLEANARQAQVYTEKAGVNTVIVDSTHSYKAMLSNLAFSLSLYSGQMCTTPQNLLIPRDGIRTDEGPKTFDEVTADLARAVDGLLGDDARANALLGAIVNPDVKARLEAAAGLGEVALASREITNPDFPDAVVRTPVIVKLDGAKPDDQASYMSECFGPVSFAVAVDSAADAVELLRRTVREKGAMTVGAYTTDPEVERAVEEACLEEAAQLSLNLTGGVYVNQTAAFSDFHGSGGNPAANAALTDGAFVANRFRVVEVRREA, from the coding sequence ATGGCCGCCGAACTGACCGTGTCCGAGCTGATCGCGAAGCACCGGCCCACTCTCGACCAGACGCTGGAAGCGATCCGCACGCGCGCGTACTGGTCCCCGCATCCGGAGCACCCGAAGGCCTACGGCGAGAACGGCAGCCTGGACGCGGCAGCGGGCAAGGCCGCCTTCGACACCGTGCTGGGCACCCGTCTGGACCTCGGCCAGCCCGGTACGGACGACTGGGTGGGCGGCGAGGTCTCGCCGTACGGTATTGAGCTGGGCGTCACGTATCCGCACGCGGACACGGACGTGCTGCTGCCCGCGATGAAGGCCGGACAGCGCGCCTGGCGGGACGCCGGTGCGGAGACGCGCGCGGTGGTCTGCCTGGAGATCCTCAAGCGCATCAGCGACCGGACGCACGAGTTCGCGCACGCCGTCATGCACACCAGCGGCCAGGCCTTCATGATGGCGTTCCAGGCGGGCGGCCCGCACGCCCAGGACCGAGGCCTGGAGGCGGTGGCGTACGCGTACGCGGAGCAGGTCCGCACGCCCCAGACGGCCGAGTGGACCAAGCCCCAGGGCAAGCGGGACCCGCTGGCCCTCACCAAGCAGTTCACGCCGGTGCCGCGCGGCGTCGCCCTGGTCATCGGCTGCAACACCTTCCCGACCTGGAACGGCTACCCGGGCCTGTTCGCCTCCCTCGCCACCGGCAACGCGGTCCTGGTCAAGCCCCACCCGCGCGCGGTGCTGCCGCTCGCGCTGACCGTGCAGGCCGCCCGGCAGGTGCTGGCCGATGCGGGCTTCGACCCGAACCTGGTGGCACTGGCCGCCGAGCGGCCCGGCGAGGGCATCGCCAAGACCCTCGCCACCCGCCCCGAGATCCGGATCATCGACTACACCGGATCGACGTCCTTCGGCGACTGGCTGGAGGCCAACGCCCGCCAGGCGCAGGTCTACACCGAGAAGGCCGGCGTCAACACGGTGATCGTCGACTCCACCCACAGCTACAAGGCCATGCTGTCCAACCTGGCCTTCTCGCTGTCCCTGTACAGCGGCCAGATGTGCACCACCCCGCAGAACCTGCTCATCCCCCGCGACGGCATCCGTACCGACGAGGGCCCCAAGACCTTCGACGAGGTCACCGCCGACCTCGCCCGCGCGGTCGACGGCCTGCTCGGCGACGACGCGCGCGCGAACGCCCTGCTGGGCGCGATCGTCAACCCGGATGTCAAGGCCCGCCTGGAAGCGGCGGCCGGCCTCGGCGAAGTCGCCCTCGCCTCCCGGGAGATCACCAACCCGGACTTCCCGGACGCGGTCGTACGCACCCCCGTCATCGTCAAGCTGGACGGCGCCAAGCCGGACGACCAGGCCTCCTACATGAGCGAGTGCTTCGGCCCCGTCTCCTTCGCCGTCGCGGTCGACTCGGCGGCCGACGCGGTGGAGCTGCTGCGCCGCACGGTCCGCGAGAAAGGCGCGATGACGGTCGGCGCCTACACCACCGACCCCGAGGTCGAGCGGGCCGTCGAGGAGGCCTGCCTGGAGGAGGCGGCCCAGCTGTCGCTCAACCTGACCGGCGGGGTGTACGTGAACCAGACGGCCGCCTTCTCCGACTTCCACGGCTCGGGCGGCAACCCGGCGGCGAACGCCGCGCTCACCGACGGCGCCTTCGTGGCCAACCGGTTCCGGGTCGTCGAGGTGCGCCGGGAGGCCTAG
- a CDS encoding TrmH family RNA methyltransferase — MTDPLIRWREHAESAVLLDGFHALKHALRFGAEVPVAVTTDRPAALALAEELAGDVRDALDALLVQVPGRTYASLVQRPHPTGVAALAVRPSREAGLRALGRTPRTAPVVVLDNPRNLGNAGAVIRLAAGFGATGVVTTGTLDPWHPTVVRGGAGLHFATAVERLGVDELPAGPLFALDPQGEDIRGTKLPDDAVLAFGSERSGLSAELRARADHLLALPMRPQVSSYNLATSVAMTLYHWSITGGAPSASRALA, encoded by the coding sequence ATGACCGACCCGCTGATCCGCTGGCGCGAGCACGCCGAAAGTGCCGTGCTGCTCGACGGCTTCCATGCCCTGAAGCACGCGCTGCGCTTCGGGGCCGAGGTGCCGGTGGCGGTCACCACCGACCGGCCGGCCGCGCTCGCCCTGGCCGAGGAACTGGCCGGGGACGTACGGGACGCGCTGGACGCCCTGCTGGTCCAGGTGCCGGGCCGGACCTACGCCTCGCTGGTGCAGCGGCCCCACCCGACCGGTGTCGCCGCGCTCGCCGTACGGCCCTCCCGCGAGGCCGGCCTGCGCGCGCTCGGCCGGACACCGCGCACCGCGCCGGTCGTGGTCCTGGACAACCCCCGCAACCTGGGCAACGCCGGTGCCGTGATCCGGCTCGCCGCCGGTTTCGGGGCGACCGGGGTGGTCACCACGGGCACGCTCGACCCGTGGCACCCCACCGTGGTGCGCGGTGGGGCCGGGCTGCACTTCGCGACCGCCGTGGAGCGCCTCGGCGTCGACGAACTGCCCGCAGGGCCGCTGTTCGCCCTCGACCCGCAGGGCGAGGACATCCGGGGCACCAAGCTGCCCGACGACGCCGTGCTGGCGTTCGGCTCGGAGCGCAGCGGTCTGTCGGCCGAACTGCGCGCGCGTGCCGACCATCTGCTGGCGCTGCCGATGCGCCCCCAGGTCTCCAGCTACAACCTCGCCACCAGCGTGGCGATGACGCTGTACCACTGGAGCATCACCGGGGGCGCACCCTCGGCTTCCCGCGCCCTCGCCTAG
- a CDS encoding HTTM domain-containing protein yields MNRLSLTLSRGIARVTGAALGPYQSAMVRIGFAATWLLFLLREFPHRQELYGPAGPWNWSLARELTADNHAFTALMWSDGQLWFECFYALAVLASVALLLGWRTRTASVLFMVGVLSLQNRSVFIGDGGDNVLHLMSVYLVFTRCGQVWSLDERRAARAEEARARGERVPADRVGPVLWAVLGSALVLVTVTGRFDNGWLIPALLWTALVSLGLWWAVGRWAKARDPKILLDVVTNILHNGALVVIMAEACLIYATAGWYKIQGSRWQDGTAVYYPLHLDYFSPWPGLADLMSSSGTIMMVVAYGTVMVQVAFPFTLFNRRVKNVLLVAMMLEHAVIAVVLGLPFFSLAMITADAVFLPTSFLRRLGALAVRARGRIVRGGERTVPSPRSAEAAQESAPGSVGAA; encoded by the coding sequence GTGAACCGTCTCTCCCTGACCCTCTCGCGCGGGATCGCCCGGGTCACCGGGGCCGCGCTCGGGCCGTACCAGAGCGCCATGGTCCGGATCGGGTTCGCCGCGACCTGGCTGCTGTTCCTGCTGCGGGAGTTCCCGCACCGCCAGGAACTGTACGGCCCGGCCGGACCGTGGAACTGGAGCCTCGCCAGGGAGCTGACCGCCGACAACCACGCCTTCACGGCGCTGATGTGGTCCGACGGGCAGCTCTGGTTCGAGTGCTTCTACGCGCTGGCGGTCCTCGCCAGCGTCGCGCTGCTGCTCGGCTGGCGCACCCGGACGGCGTCCGTGCTGTTCATGGTGGGTGTGCTCTCGCTGCAGAACCGCAGCGTCTTCATCGGTGACGGCGGCGACAACGTCCTGCACCTGATGTCCGTCTACCTCGTGTTCACGCGCTGCGGCCAGGTGTGGTCGCTGGACGAGCGGCGGGCGGCACGCGCCGAGGAGGCACGCGCGCGTGGGGAGCGGGTCCCCGCCGACCGGGTGGGCCCCGTGCTGTGGGCGGTGCTCGGGTCGGCGCTCGTCCTTGTGACGGTCACCGGCAGGTTCGACAACGGCTGGCTGATCCCCGCGCTGCTGTGGACGGCTCTGGTGTCGCTCGGCCTGTGGTGGGCCGTCGGCCGCTGGGCGAAGGCGCGCGACCCGAAGATCCTGCTGGACGTCGTCACCAACATCCTGCACAACGGCGCCCTGGTCGTGATCATGGCGGAGGCGTGCCTGATCTACGCGACGGCCGGCTGGTACAAGATCCAGGGCTCGCGCTGGCAGGACGGCACCGCCGTCTACTACCCGCTCCACCTGGACTACTTCTCGCCCTGGCCCGGTCTCGCCGATCTGATGTCCTCCAGCGGGACGATCATGATGGTCGTGGCCTACGGCACGGTGATGGTGCAGGTCGCCTTCCCGTTCACCCTGTTCAACCGGCGGGTCAAGAACGTCCTGCTGGTGGCGATGATGCTCGAGCACGCGGTGATCGCGGTCGTCCTCGGGCTGCCGTTCTTCTCGCTGGCGATGATCACCGCTGACGCGGTCTTCCTGCCGACGTCCTTCCTGCGCCGGCTGGGCGCCCTGGCGGTACGCGCGCGTGGCCGGATCGTCCGGGGCGGGGAGCGTACGGTGCCGTCGCCGCGCTCCGCGGAGGCGGCGCAGGAGAGCGCGCCGGGCTCCGTGGGGGCCGCGTAG
- a CDS encoding DUF5819 family protein translates to MDAYDEDSGAGARPGPDGSTGARLPEESAAGADSGAGDLGSGGPGSSGSGTGRRPAWAGRRDRASGPGRTSGPAPEPRSARAPESGQPARPDASARPDASAQPGAQAQPDASASAPCESRTGVAALSRRYQVGAALALAVVSVAACVHLLMVFLSLAPANTVTKQHGKAVEEWVYPEFEQNWKLFAPNPLQQNIAVQVRAEVRTKDGGLRTTGWTDLSAEDGAAIDGNLAPSHTQQNELRRAWDFFVATHGTDNRPVGTRGSLSEQYLRRIVVMRLYRDEPADRLGVIQQVQVRSSTTNVQPPKWSPERVSDQPVYRQLPWWTVTADEAAGGVRS, encoded by the coding sequence ATGGACGCGTACGACGAGGACTCGGGGGCCGGGGCCCGACCCGGCCCCGACGGGTCGACCGGGGCGCGTCTCCCGGAGGAGTCTGCGGCCGGCGCCGACTCCGGCGCCGGTGACCTGGGCAGCGGTGGGCCGGGAAGCAGCGGGTCCGGCACCGGCCGCCGGCCGGCCTGGGCCGGCCGGCGAGACCGGGCGTCCGGGCCGGGCCGCACGTCCGGGCCGGCTCCGGAGCCTCGCTCGGCCCGGGCCCCGGAGTCTGGCCAGCCGGCTCGGCCGGATGCCTCCGCCCGGCCGGATGCGTCCGCTCAGCCGGGTGCGCAGGCCCAGCCGGATGCCTCGGCGTCGGCGCCCTGCGAGTCCCGTACCGGTGTCGCCGCTCTCTCCCGCCGCTACCAGGTCGGCGCGGCGCTGGCCCTCGCGGTGGTCTCCGTCGCCGCCTGCGTGCATCTGCTGATGGTGTTCCTCAGCCTCGCCCCCGCGAACACGGTGACGAAGCAGCACGGCAAGGCCGTCGAGGAGTGGGTGTACCCCGAGTTCGAGCAGAACTGGAAGCTGTTCGCCCCGAACCCGCTGCAGCAGAACATCGCCGTCCAGGTGCGCGCCGAGGTGCGGACGAAGGACGGCGGGCTGCGCACCACCGGCTGGACCGATCTGTCCGCCGAGGACGGCGCCGCGATAGACGGCAACCTGGCACCCAGCCACACCCAGCAGAACGAGCTGCGCCGGGCCTGGGACTTCTTCGTCGCAACGCACGGCACCGACAACCGGCCCGTGGGCACGCGCGGCTCGCTCTCCGAGCAGTACCTGCGCCGGATCGTGGTGATGCGCCTGTACCGGGACGAGCCGGCCGACCGGCTGGGGGTCATCCAGCAGGTGCAGGTCCGTTCCAGCACCACCAATGTGCAGCCGCCGAAGTGGAGTCCTGAACGCGTGTCCGACCAGCCCGTCTACCGCCAGCTGCCCTGGTGGACCGTGACCGCCGACGAGGCCGCGGGGGGTGTGCGGTCGTGA